One Pyrus communis chromosome 13, drPyrComm1.1, whole genome shotgun sequence genomic window carries:
- the LOC137712089 gene encoding protein LITTLE ZIPPER 4-like: MDRLNSKLYLQNCYIMKENERLRKKAQLLNQENQALLSELKQKLSKSASSKAKANAAAAAGNTIPDLNLSSSSNPNATGSTN; the protein is encoded by the coding sequence ATGGACAGATTGAACTCGAAGCTGTACTTGCAGAACTGCTACATAATGAAAGAGAATGAGAGGCTGAGGAAGAAAGCACAGCTGCTAAACCAGGAGAATCAAGCATTGCTTTCCGAGCTTAAGCAGAAGCTGTCCAAaagtgcttcttcaaaagcaaaagccaATGCAGCTGCAGCTGCTGGGAATACCATTCCTGACCTCAATCTCAGCTCTTCCTCCAACCCAAATGCTACTGGTTCAACCAACTAA
- the LOC137713535 gene encoding CAAX prenyl protease 2-like isoform X1, with protein MDDGGVSKAVAVVACAAMALFYVAVLYAPTVILRLPPPPSFKNFMIRRFVCAAISSVVSVIVSALLLHMKSRDVSSLLSLYGIRTDHIWQAVVFPLLLTALVYAGSLVLKALMLVSSLTEDMNYGGGFSFEYIKNVSQEAVACTRTMASNVLVWRNYIVAPITEELVFRACMIPLLLCGGFQKSTVIFLCPIFFSLAHLNHLMEVYSKQNHNLIKAFMVIGLQLGYTVVFGSYASFLFIQTGNFLAPLVAHTFCNFMGLPVLVSQGKGLIAVASVAGIVGFLWLLFPMTYPDLYNDRTDNCRCWQGYCSGN; from the exons ATGGACGACGGCGGCGTCTCGAAAGCAGTGGCGGTGGTGGCTTGCGCTGCCATGGCGCTATTCTACGTAGCCGTTCTCTACGCCCCGACTGTAATCCTccgtcttcctcctcctccttccttcaAGAACTTCATGATCCGACGGTTCGTATGCGCCGCCATTTCATCCGTCGTCTCCGTCATCGTCTCCGCCCTCCTCCTCCAT ATGAAAAGCAGGGACGTATCATCTCTGTTAAGTTTATACGGAATCCGAACAGACCATATT TGGCAAGCTGTGGTCTTTCCTCTGTTGTTGACTGCTCTCGTGTACGCTGGATCCTTGGTCCTTAAGGCGCTAATGCTAGTGAGTTCATTGACGGAAGATATGAATTATGGTGGAGGCTTTTCGTTCGAATATATCAAGAATGTCTCACAAGAGGCTGTTGCCTGTACTCGTACAATGGCTTCCAATGTTTTGGTTTGGCGTAATTATATTGTG GCTCCTATTACCGAAGAGTTGGTGTTCAGAGCATGTATGATCCCATTACTTCTCTGCGGAGGATTCCAAAAATCCACAGTCATCTTTCTCTGCCCCATTTTCTTCAGTTTGG CACATTTAAACCATCTAATGGAGGTCTACAGCAAGCAAAACCATAACTTGATCAAAGCCTTCATGGTTATAG GTCTCCAGTTAGGCTATACGGTCGTCTTTGGCTCATATGCATCTTTTCTCTTCATTCAAACTG GAAATTTTCTTGCTCCTTTAGTTGCTCACACATTTTGCAACTTTATGGGATTGCCTGTGCTAGTTTCACAAGGGAAAG GGTTAATAGCCGTTGCATCTGTAGCAGGAATTGTGGGTTTCCTGTGGTTACTTTTTCCAATGACGTACCCAGATTTGTATAATGACAGAACAGATAATTGCAGATGCTGGCAAGGATATTGTTCCGGCAACTAA
- the LOC137713535 gene encoding CAAX prenyl protease 2-like isoform X2, with the protein MDDGGVSKAVAVVACAAMALFYVAVLYAPTVILRLPPPPSFKNFMIRRFVCAAISSVVSVIVSALLLHMKSRDVSSLLSLYGIRTDHIWQAVVFPLLLTALVYAGSLVLKALMLVSSLTEDMNYGGGFSFEYIKNVSQEAVACTRTMASNVLVWRNYIVAPITEELVFRACMIPLLLCGGFQKSTVIFLCPIFFSLAHLNHLMEVYSKQNHNLIKAFMVIGLQLGYTVVFGSYASFLFIQTGRKFSCSFSCSHILQLYGIACASFTRERVNSRCICSRNCGFPVVTFSNDVPRFV; encoded by the exons ATGGACGACGGCGGCGTCTCGAAAGCAGTGGCGGTGGTGGCTTGCGCTGCCATGGCGCTATTCTACGTAGCCGTTCTCTACGCCCCGACTGTAATCCTccgtcttcctcctcctccttccttcaAGAACTTCATGATCCGACGGTTCGTATGCGCCGCCATTTCATCCGTCGTCTCCGTCATCGTCTCCGCCCTCCTCCTCCAT ATGAAAAGCAGGGACGTATCATCTCTGTTAAGTTTATACGGAATCCGAACAGACCATATT TGGCAAGCTGTGGTCTTTCCTCTGTTGTTGACTGCTCTCGTGTACGCTGGATCCTTGGTCCTTAAGGCGCTAATGCTAGTGAGTTCATTGACGGAAGATATGAATTATGGTGGAGGCTTTTCGTTCGAATATATCAAGAATGTCTCACAAGAGGCTGTTGCCTGTACTCGTACAATGGCTTCCAATGTTTTGGTTTGGCGTAATTATATTGTG GCTCCTATTACCGAAGAGTTGGTGTTCAGAGCATGTATGATCCCATTACTTCTCTGCGGAGGATTCCAAAAATCCACAGTCATCTTTCTCTGCCCCATTTTCTTCAGTTTGG CACATTTAAACCATCTAATGGAGGTCTACAGCAAGCAAAACCATAACTTGATCAAAGCCTTCATGGTTATAG GTCTCCAGTTAGGCTATACGGTCGTCTTTGGCTCATATGCATCTTTTCTCTTCATTCAAACTGGTAG GAAATTTTCTTGCTCCTTTAGTTGCTCACACATTTTGCAACTTTATGGGATTGCCTGTGCTAGTTTCACAAGGGAAAG GGTTAATAGCCGTTGCATCTGTAGCAGGAATTGTGGGTTTCCTGTGGTTACTTTTTCCAATGACGTACCCAGATTTGTATAA
- the LOC137713072 gene encoding uncharacterized protein isoform X1, translating to MKKEFAVPPVVFPSGGNPTAVGSNNIQQRRVATAPFQPPRSSTSSIPFMSFDVGSAATSSSSSSLFGGPIGSSSVPGGSASFEDEEPLLDELGIHPDQIWSKTKSILNPFRSNPAVHKDSDLSGPILLYMLLCLFQLLAGKIQFGVILGWIVVSSIFLYIVFNMLAGRNGNLDLHRCTSVVGYCMLPVVILSATSLFVPQGGTFRIAVAAVFVLWATRVCTGLMVALADGGDEHRGLIAYACFLIYTLFSLLVIF from the coding sequence ATGAAGAAGGAATTCGCCGTCCCCCCGGTGGTATTCCCCTCCGGCGGCAACCCTACCGCCGTCGGATCCAACAACATCCAGCAACGCCGCGTCGCCACGGCGCCGTTTCAGCCCCCGCGCTCCTCGACCTCTTCCATCCCCTTCATGTCCTTCGACGTCGGTTCCGCCGCCAcctcgtcctcctcctcctccctatTCGGCGGCCCGATCGGATCCTCCTCCGTCCCCGGCGGCTCCGCCTCCTTCGAGGACGAGGAGCCCCTCCTTGACGAGCTCGGCATCCACCCTGACCAAATCTGGAGTAAAACCAAGTCCATCCTCAACCCGTTCCGGTCCAACCCGGCGGTCCACAAGGACTCGGACCTCTCCGGGCCGATCCTCCTCTACATGTTACTCTGCCTATTCCAACTCCTCGCCGGAAAAATTCAGTTCGGCGTCATACTCGGGTGGATCGTCGTTTCATCAATTTTCCTCTACATCGTCTTTAACATGCTCGCCGGGCGTAACGGCAATCTCGACCTGCACAGATGTACGTCCGTAGTGGGGTATTGTATGCTGCCCGTGGTAATCTTATCAGCTACCTCGCTCTTCGTCCCCCAAGGCGGCACCTTCAGGATCGCCGTGGCTGCCGTCTTCGTCTTGTGGGCTACTAGGGTTTGCACAGGGCTCATGGTTGCCCTTGCTGATGGCGGCGACGAGCATCGCGGCTTGATAGCGTATGCTTGTTTCTTGATTTACACTCTGTTTTCGCTTCTTGTGATATTTTAG
- the LOC137713072 gene encoding uncharacterized protein isoform X2, with protein MKKEFAVPPVVFPSGGNPTAVGSNNIQQRRVATAPFQPPRSSTSSIPFMSFDVGSAATSSSSSSLFGGPIGSSSVPGGSASFEDEEPLLDELGIHPDQIWSKTKSILNPFRSNPAVHKDSDLSGPILLYMLLCLFQLLAGKIQFGVILGWIVVSSIFLYIVFNMLAGRNGNLDLHRCTSVVGYCMLPVVILSATSLFVPQGGTFRIAVAAVFVLWATRVCTGLMVALADGGDEHRGLIALFAA; from the exons ATGAAGAAGGAATTCGCCGTCCCCCCGGTGGTATTCCCCTCCGGCGGCAACCCTACCGCCGTCGGATCCAACAACATCCAGCAACGCCGCGTCGCCACGGCGCCGTTTCAGCCCCCGCGCTCCTCGACCTCTTCCATCCCCTTCATGTCCTTCGACGTCGGTTCCGCCGCCAcctcgtcctcctcctcctccctatTCGGCGGCCCGATCGGATCCTCCTCCGTCCCCGGCGGCTCCGCCTCCTTCGAGGACGAGGAGCCCCTCCTTGACGAGCTCGGCATCCACCCTGACCAAATCTGGAGTAAAACCAAGTCCATCCTCAACCCGTTCCGGTCCAACCCGGCGGTCCACAAGGACTCGGACCTCTCCGGGCCGATCCTCCTCTACATGTTACTCTGCCTATTCCAACTCCTCGCCGGAAAAATTCAGTTCGGCGTCATACTCGGGTGGATCGTCGTTTCATCAATTTTCCTCTACATCGTCTTTAACATGCTCGCCGGGCGTAACGGCAATCTCGACCTGCACAGATGTACGTCCGTAGTGGGGTATTGTATGCTGCCCGTGGTAATCTTATCAGCTACCTCGCTCTTCGTCCCCCAAGGCGGCACCTTCAGGATCGCCGTGGCTGCCGTCTTCGTCTTGTGGGCTACTAGGGTTTGCACAGGGCTCATGGTTGCCCTTGCTGATGGCGGCGACGAGCATCGCGGCTTGATAGC CCTCTTTGCAGCATAG